Below is a genomic region from Raphanus sativus cultivar WK10039 chromosome 4, ASM80110v3, whole genome shotgun sequence.
GTGGTTAACACCTCTGTGTCTTTTGTTTACATAACAACATATATATGTTTCAAGTTTCAActctatataaattaactagCAGACAACTGTAAGCCCTTGTGTTGTTCAACTGTCTCTTCTCTTGTGTTGAACTTAACATAAGTTTAATACTAACTGAGAATAAGCATCAAATTTAATTCGTTATCATCATATAAAATCAATACCACGATAATCTTACTTTCTAATAAACTCTGCAACTTTGTTCACCACTTTACGAGCATTATAAGAATCAGGATCCTTCAAATGATGAACATGACCTTCGTCTTTAATCTCCATCACCTCAACCTCTCCTTCCCACCCACTCCTCTCCAGCTTCGCCACGTAACCCAAACCTTGTCTCGCAAACGTGTCATCCCCCGCGACCACCACCAGAACCCGCCCGCAACCCAACCCGGATATATCAACCGACTCGGATCCGACCACGTTAAAAAACGGATCATCCACTCCATCTTCACTATTCGGACTCGCGACTCTCCAACGCGCTTCAACGTTTCTCCTCTTGGCCTCGTCTCTCGTCTCCAACTCGTCCACCGGAGCTTTCCCCCAGAAGTACGGGTGGATCAAGATAACACCGGAGATGAGCGAGTCTACACCCTCTCTCTTCGCTCGCATCGCTAGGTGGTGAGAGATGTTCCCGCCGGCGCTGTCTCCGGCGAGGAACACTCTCCCGAAGTCGGCGTGTTCGTTTATCCACCGCGCCGGTCCGGCTCCGGAGATATGAGAGAGCACCCATCTGAGAGCGTCCCACGAGTCTTCGTACGGGATCGGAATCGGAAACTCCGGCGCACGGCGGTAGTCGACGGAGACGGCTAAGCAGCCGGCGGCGGCGACGGTTGAAACGAGGAAGGCGTGGTAAGTCGGAGAAAACGCGGTTTCGATGACGAAGCCGCCGCCGTGGAAGTAGACGAGGAGCGGTAGCTTTTCGCCGTCGGTGGCGGCGGCGGAGTCTTTCTTCTCCGGGAGGAATATGCGGACGGAGAGGTTGTGCTCCGGGGAATAGAGTGTGTCTTTGGAAACGACGCCGTTTTCGGGGGTTAGAGAGGAGGGTGGTTTGAATGTTTCTCCTAGGAGACGCTCGATGCGGCCACTCTTGTAGACTCGATAAGCTGGAGAGTTGTCGACAGCTATCTCGTTATCCATTATTGCTTTTTTTGGACTAAGTTAGATTGGAGgaatgttttttcaaaaaaaaagattggagGAATGTTCAAAGATAATGCtgagaattttgtttttgtctaaACTCTTATAGTAATGACTAATGAGACATTcggtttgtaaaaaaaaaaaatcggtttgttcggtttaaatttgtttggttttttGAGAAGGGTATACCTTGGATTCAATTTGGCAACTTTTTTTACGGTCTACCTTGGATTCaaatttgatttggttttggaaataaatatattttagtagtGTGTAAATACTGGTTTTTAAGAGAGGAAAAAAGCGAACTAATTGGTTTGCTTggtataaaaaaatgttaacaaTCGGAttcaagattatttttaatttgattttcattttggtttggtttggtttggttttattcACTCTTAGTAGGTTTGGTCGAAACTTGAAACCACGTGATTGTTGTCGATGTAGTGAATGGAAAGCTTATCGGATATGAGAGATGAAAATCAGAAAATGGTTGGACTCTAATAGACGTGCCCGTGACTTGTGTGAGAAAGTCAGAAACCGACACTTCCTCAATGATATATGTGTGGATGCAACTATAAATGTCTAAATCACGGGCTCAAATGAATCTtgtaaaatttccaaaataataaCGTACATATTGTGTTACTTTGTTGGACCAATTTCAGTTTGTTATCACCGCTACAACAAAATAAAGCTATTAGCTTCACTTATTGTATTTGTTTGAATCAATTATTATTGacacaaacaaaatttaatattctcTCTATTTCAGTTTAATTATCGTTGTagagtaaaattattattttaaaataaatatcgtttATAAGTCAATGCaatttattaacatattttaaaaatatacaaaattaaatatttttttaaatatgtatgcataaacttaaaagaataattaaaatataatggATGGAATATTCTTTTACAAACTCTCATGCCCTATCTAAAAGTTTGAATGGGTCCTGAGCAATAACAAGGTGCAACATTAACCTTTAGCTTTGACTCCTCAAACTTTTCAGAGTTAATTATATAATCATACATgtttaaattgttatattttaaatactaaattatCTTTGGCTATAAAATCATAGGGTTGACCATGCTAAGAACATCTAAATTGGTAATTTctcatcaaaatattatattaacatttaatctttcaaatagaaacaaaaaattaataatatttttctcaaaaattgAACCtcatatcaaaatatttttgtacacATCTAAAactatgataataattttatgatgaaaaatcctcaaaaactaaataatagtgttctaaaaattctaaagaataaaaatacaatGTTTTGGATCCATGCAATAGTttcatagatttttttaaatgagaaaCTATTACATGGATCTCTCAAGTTTTTAAATATCTATTCagcattttattatatatttcaaataatagTTTACATATTATGATGTAtgattttttctaattaattttgttaacaatGCATGAAGTTATTACTCGATTCAATATGAGTAAAAGAATTTtacttcaaaaaaatatttagtcaaaaatatgtgtaaaaatattttacctcAACCCCATCAAAGGTGCGATTAGTAGTTTAAAAAAACATGTTGAGTCATACTAAACAACTAGGTTAAGACAGCTGCTTTGCGCATGATAAATATtatgtatacaaaatattttgacatatattatatattttatatccatggtcatattataaaataatgaatatattgaataatttgAATCAGTAATTATTATGTATATAACTTAATTGGAGTAAGCacataatcaaaataataattcttgTTTATTTACATTAAATTGTATtgctaaataaataaaaacaattatttttatttattttatatggtatataataattttagatGATATTGACATagaaatatagtatatttaatattaatattaattattgaggcttttactcatatgatttcattaacatttgtatatttgttgtaataaaaaaattaaaacattaattaCAAATTTCCAACGTgagatttttaatagttttagtaatttgtaatcgtttaaaaaatttaatgaaaattttgagATTAAAATATTAAGGTCTCAATActttttcaatgcaaatttctatattaacatatttatgtattttatatggtatatagtttaatttatctatatataatctGAATATCTATTAAGCGAGGtttcatattcatatgattttatgatcatttgtaacttctaataacaaaaaatatgtttaagcattctcacaaaattttcaatatggtaatttatagtcatttttaaaaaatctaatttttttattatatggttactGTGAGTTTTTAATTTCCTTTAATAGTATTAGAAAGTAaacaaaatgatacaaaattgttatcaaatatttatacttcaaaatcattaattataatatatattttaatcgtattaggtaatttcgtaagTTTTAATTAGTGAAAGTTAATAGGATTTTAATTCTCTAAAGATTTTCATTGATTCTAACAATATGGCTTCCTATATTTATAGAATCCATATATCCTTTTGGCTTGATTGGCGATGATTTATTGGgattatgttaaattttttctactacaatttatttgttttccatataatatatgcaaaatatgTACGATGAATtgtgtaaaaagaaaaagatgtcAAGGACTCAAGGTAATACAATTCTTTGGTTCACCCtttttatctctctctttctatttctctgtttttaattatatcacATCTTAAAATAGTTTGATTGTTATTTGTGTTGTTTACAAgttatgttttgtttcattattttatttgtttagacTAGTAGCGAAAAGCTTTGATGTTTAACTGTTTGTttgtgataaatatttttatgtgtatGAACTTACTAATAATGATTAACTCCACATAAGATTGCAATGggtgataaaaaaaatcagtatagCTTATGAAATTCAGAGAAAACCAAGGTTTTGATATAACTACTTGTGGAAGGGATTCAATTTGGATGGCGGGACAGTAATAGTATAATGAACAAAGCAACGGTGGAACATAAAATACTACCAGTCCTGAATGAAAGACTTGGATGCCAAAAAATCCACAAGCATTACCTAAGCAGAATCAAGTTCTTGAAGGATCAATATTAACGCTATGTTGATCTTTTAAATAACGGTTCAGGCCTTGGATGGGATCCTATTATGAAAAGATTTGTGGCTTCTAAAGAAGTATGAAATGACTATTTAAAGGTATGTATTTAATTTGCATCATTGTTATTCTTTTATTCATGTTgtattttaactatatttttttttgtaggggCATTCAAAACACAAGTTCTTACGCTATGACTTTAGTGAACAGTTTGATTATTCGAAAATCATATTTGATTGTGGAACTGCTAATGGTAGTTCTTCAATTGGCTTGGATGATACCACGGATGCTCGCATCTTCACGGTTGGTGACAGTCAAGTACAAGAAAACTTGAATTTTGAGGACATCAGTGATGATTTTTATGCTCAGCAACCATCCCCAGAAAATGTTATCAAAAGGCGTGTGGAAAAATTTGTCTCGAGAAAGCGATCTCGAACAGACGCATCTAGCAGTTCAATTGAGATAAACAGTGATCAAAGTGATGCTATGGTAATGATGACCAGCAAGATCCTTACTTTCATAcagcagagaaaaaaaaagacaacaaaaagaagttgagaaaagagaagttgaaaagaagaaaaatagtgTTCAGGATGCTATGAAAGAGGTTTCTAATTTGGATGATCGTATCAAATTTAAAGTGGTGATGACCCTTATCTACTCCTTAGGAATGAAAGATGTCTTCACTGATATGTCCATAGAAGAACGCTATGGTTGGATCCAAAGCAATGTCAAATAAGAATGATCATCCAAAGCAATGTCAACTACGATTGATCTTTGTTTTATTATCTCTGTTTTAgactattttgttatttctttaCAATCATTCTAGACtgctttttattatttatagatACCAAACtggttttagtttaatatatactagatcatgacccgctcgaccgagcggaagtaaatttttttttatatttgtttttactaaatgttatacatgatcgcaatgtgtattaatataaaattttgataaataacaatgtgtactaatgtgtttaaataagcaatgtgtttaattactaaatttgatttttaaattttatgataacgtaaagtatttttttctatattattttaaatatatagtgctatatattttgtattttcaacatttatcatataaaacttacattgggatattatttatatgaaaatatgtataacataatatatttatatattatataaacatatgcacacccgcagatgttttatttttaaaatgtattctatattatttagttttatgtagtatcgagtttgtatattcaattttgtgtttaaagaacaatatcaaaactgtctttcgtatgtaaaaataacattttgcaatcgcgagttgtgtctttttattgtaaacaaaatttttataaaacttatgtttttttgtacattacgaaatttaattttttaaataattattacgtaatttcaaaatgaatttgatctctgaggtctaatatattttgtgtgtaatggttcaaagcatttttgatatatattatatttcagtttggtttgtttttagtattactgtataaatataatactatacaatattactatattctatacaatatatgaagctatgtgttatttgttttagaaagtagattaggcccaacatagttataagaatagtcatatatttatgtatgtgtctatgacttatctacctaatgttattcgtactaataaaattaatgtggccaatgaaagtatactgatcaatttaaaatgaattgtatagggtaattatagaacgattaatatttttagtattcttagtatatatcttatttaaatcgacatgtaataaatgtaaaaatcatatatggaatatggacaaaaagaagaactgtatttaggaaatacatcaatgcaaaatTAGAGTAtagtacgtattatatataaagaatgagacatttaatttaaatatatgaggtccatctttaaaaatccacctaaaagaagttgtaatgttcttgttttaataagatagatgatgggttttaaaatttttttgttGCTTTGCAAAATGTCATGCTGTTGTTATACCATATAGCTTATTTTATTGTTAGTGTCGGTAACCCCACCTAAGTAATTTTATTGTTAGTGTCTTGGTTATTTTactaagtaatatataaaagaaattatgtCATTTCAGTTATCaacaatctatactattaaagcaggatcctattggtctttttactaaaaataccattttctttactaacatttcatatttcattaagggcaatcaaataatattaatgaCACATTTATATTGGATCTTTTTTTtgatccagcccactgcccacatcataTCTCTCTTGGACCGTTTGGAtctgaagaaaataaaatttaattttctaaacataaatactcattagacctggattTTCGGGTACCTATTCGGGTACGGGTTGGTTCTTTTGGATATcaggtttttcgggttttgaaattaaaccccattcgggtattataaaattttgggtcaGGTTCGAGTCGGGTTCCGGGttcgggtgggttcggttctcatgcataagaacctaaaaaataaccaaataaccaaaatatctaaaacggattcggttatttgtactcaaagtaaccaaagtatttgATCcgattcaaatttttgtatccaaattactcaaaaataaccaaaagtgaccaaaaatatttattctatacagttttttttgggtagacttttatccaaactatcatattttatccaaaaatactcaaaagtatcGAAAATAACTATTATAGTTGacttataatattagtttaaaatattaaaataattataaatataattataacatatatttttagatatatatattcacatttcagatatcttcgggtacttattcggttctcggttcgggaccggttctttgGATATAgtaatttagaactcattcgaatatttattccgggtctgatcggatttggaaccctgattttcggatcgatttcgggttggttcttcgggtccgaatATTGTGATCATGCCTATTCtactttaaaatgaaacacgataaagaaagataaaaagtttaagttttttataaaaaaacaaatatatgaaaatatgatatttactaaatatttatcaatttaaaaagaaaataaaggaagataaatccgcgctttgaaagcacggatcaaaatctagttgattTTAAATTAGAAACTCAATATAAGTCtgattatttttacataatagcaaaaccaaaagaaaatatatcaaaaaaaatccTATCTTccctctgtctctctctcctcgTCGCAAGTCGCAACATAATCTTTGCGTCCCAAAGATGGAGAACATTAGGTTTTCAGTAACCATGAAAGGAAAACATTGTTGGAGATATCAAAAAGAGGATGTTGAGAAAAGAAAGTTTTGAGAAAAGATCTCacgttaaaaatatataaaagacataagtgatatataaaaaaattatgtcatTTCAGTTATCactaattgattttaaatttgaaactcATTATAAATCTGAATTTAATATGTTCTGTTTTCACAGTGTTGATCTCACTCATGATCTTCCTTTTCGTCTGCTTGAACCAAATCTCATGCCAGCTCCAGCTCGATCTGTCTGGTCACTAAGTAGGAACCGAAGATCAACACGGTCGGAAATATTCTAAACTGCAATGATTCAATGAGGAAGATTGGAAGTAAAGTTGCTGTGGTCGAGCAGTGACGCTGCTTCTAAGGTAATGAGATGGAGAAGATGGTACATAGTTCTTTGGAATAAGTATATGAATAAGCAGGTTGTTCCTCCTTctcttatatataatttaggcTTCATAATCACCAAGAATTAATTagagattttatgaaattaagATGTCTTATAGATTGTCAATTACACCAACTAATTCTTTTGACATAAACTAcgcattattatttattttatttgagtatagaattttaattttcatttattcgtttcagaaaaattacaaaaattatagttGCGATTGCTAAGTTCAAGGGATTGCCGTGCACAAAAAGTATGTCATTACTAATATATCAAAGTtgctttattaaaatatattggaaataaaaaccaaattaaTTATATGCATTACGCCTATATTAAGGATAGATTCACaaattaaagtatttaaaatcaacattattaatataaattcactacaagaaaatagctctattgcaataatgatattttgttgcattatgttattattttgttgCCAATACAAAATTGCAATAAAAATGCGATAAATTTTAACTTCTTGCTGTTTGGATGTTGCAAATTCATGTTTGTTGCATATTTGTAGCAAAATTAGCAACAAATTGAGTTGTTGCTATATACGTCGTATTATTGCaacaatttttttgtaacaattttgTTGTACATTTACAACGTATTGTTGCAATATCAATAGTGGCAAATCATTGCTACGAAAAATATATAGCAAAGAACATAGCAAATTTGCAATACCATTTTATTGCTATTTTATAGTGGCAAATCATTtatcatttattaaattttaaaatactgttATTATTTGTATGTAACTgaagttaattaaaaaaaccagtaaatgaatttatatcaataattaaattaatcaaaatattttcttattaactCTTTACATTAAAATACAATATGACGAGGAAAGAAATATAGATCCAAGCTTTTAACAACAGtaataaaaaagataaacaaataaatagatTTGGCTATGAAGTTTCTTGAGTTGtgattcttcttcctcttcttcttcttctcttcatgtTTATTTCAATCATCAATCTTTATTGGTAGCATGAATTTTCCGGTGGATTTTCCTTAAGACATCTACTTTCCAAAATATTAGTAGACTTTGTCTTTTATACTTCCGGATGTTGCTGATCCTAACAACGGAAGATTATTTAGTCACACACGAAGGTTATAAATATAGTTAAGTTTAAAGTtgagaacaagaagaagagaaacaaataATACCTTTTCATAAAAATTCTATCACATTTGTGTGTTTAGTAAATCATAGTTTCCTTTTAAATCCTGCATAATAAGAAACAGAACCCATCATTAAGATTCATATAAGGACAAAAAACATGTTAAATCGTTAATGGAAATTTGCTTTGAATCAAATAGCTTTTAAACTCATAAAAggacatattaataaaaatcaaggagagagagagagctaagATGAGAACCACGATAGAAAAGAAGATGGATTTATTGATGTCAAAGAGTTATAACTATAGGAAAAAGATCCAATTAAATTTAAGtcacattaaaaagaaaagaaatcaaagcCTAAGAATCGTAACTTCTTTGTAAATTGTAATCTCTATTTTTTGAAGCTTGGAATATTTTGTGTAACTGATTAGTTTAAGTGTGTTGTTTCATTTATCATCAGTTTAACCgattgattattatttattagcaTTGATTTTTATTGATGGTAATTTTGTATCATTCTAATAGTCGACGtcaacaaattaatatatacatcatttatataattgatataactTTATGTGATAGTatcattttttgttaaattgatACAAATTAcccaaaaatatatcatttaaaataaactgatgtcaaataaatttattaaaacatcaCTTATCACAACTGAtgttagattatatatatttgcttcatttataaataagtaatttaaaatagaatcATTTAGTTGTGATACAATTTAAGTGATACAATTCAactctttttttgtagtgatagTTGGTGCAAATATATTGTTGCagttttttgttataataatattagattcattatttatttgtacagtaaatatatttatataataaaacaaaataaaatataaaagccaAATCAACaactttattaaataaaatataactccTACTCCATAAGATATCTCTAGGTATTCTTGATAATGTGAGACACAAAGAATAGTTAGAGTTTCTGATTGGCGAAGTCGACTGGCTCAAGGAAAGTAGCTTAATCATCGTAACAACGAGTGACAGGTCGGTAATCGAAGGGAAGATCGATGACATATATGAGGTTCTGAGGTTGAGTGGCAAAGACAGCTTGCAGTGCTTTAGCCATTATGCCTTGCCTGGTAATCCAGTGGGAAATTTTGTACTCaacatacaattttttttaattttttctataaaagaacATATAATAAGAGAATATAATCAGTCACATTTTTGCCacatgttttttaatatattttttgctaaTTAGCAATGATTTAAAAGTGTTGAAAGTTTCTTGCAAAACTTGCaagatatttgtttatgttGCAATAGGTTGCAGTTTAGTAACGAAAACATGCAACACTGTTATAGTTGTTATTTTGCAATAAATTTGTAATGAAATTGTAACAAATATTCATTATTGCAAAAATATTGCAATTATCATAGCAAATTAATAACGAAAATGAATGTTGTAATTTTTCTGTTGCAATAGAgctattttcttgtagttttaatattcaaattcattttttttttcaaattcccTACAAAACAGAACTTGAGATCACGTTACTATATTAAAACTCATACATAATACCAAATGTAAAAACACATCAAAGAATATATGTTGTACGCATTAGAAGAATATATGAACCTAATTGttatagaataaatatatacaataataaatatatgcaataataaatataagaatataCTATGTATAATGGAAAATGTATACAATATGACTATGTGAAAAtgtatacaaaaaaaatgaCTATGTGACGATGAAGAAGTCTATTCTTTTGCTAGGGTGGTTTCAATCGTAAAACATCTCATAGTACACTTTATAATGGGAAGCTTTGCTGGAGAAAACCGGTTACAAAGCATGACAATTTAAACTGGTAATTGTTTACTCTATGTGTTGTGTCACTTATGTGTTAATGTTATATCATACTAAGAATTTACCATATAAATAAGTATCAATGGCAATTATTGTAAAATTTCTAGTAACTAAAAGTCTTTTAGTTAAGATGGTTGAGAAGAATTGTGGGTTTATCACATCATCAAAAATGGCAAAATTGTTACTAAAATACCAAAACAAAGTTACTCATAAAAAATCCTTCTCCTTTAATAATAAAGAGATTTTTTATTGGCTTGAAAACCAGATGAGTTATAGTATTTCGGTATGATTTTGGTTCGGTATAAT
It encodes:
- the LOC108850368 gene encoding probable carboxylesterase 7; this translates as MDNEIAVDNSPAYRVYKSGRIERLLGETFKPPSSLTPENGVVSKDTLYSPEHNLSVRIFLPEKKDSAAATDGEKLPLLVYFHGGGFVIETAFSPTYHAFLVSTVAAAGCLAVSVDYRRAPEFPIPIPYEDSWDALRWVLSHISGAGPARWINEHADFGRVFLAGDSAGGNISHHLAMRAKREGVDSLISGVILIHPYFWGKAPVDELETRDEAKRRNVEARWRVASPNSEDGVDDPFFNVVGSESVDISGLGCGRVLVVVAGDDTFARQGLGYVAKLERSGWEGEVEVMEIKDEGHVHHLKDPDSYNARKVVNKVAEFIRK